From a region of the Prevotella melaninogenica genome:
- the pdxS gene encoding pyridoxal 5'-phosphate synthase lyase subunit PdxS — translation MANRQELNRNLAQMLKSGVIMDVTTPEQARIAEAAGACAVMALERIPADIRAAGGVSRMSDPKMIKGIQEAVTIPVMAKCRIGHIAEAQILQAIEIDYIDESEVLSPADNIYHIDKTQFEVPFVCGARNLSEALRRIAEGATMIRTKGEPGTGDIVQAVSHMRLMQSQIRELVSKREDELFEAAKQLQAPYDLVKYVHENGKLPVVNFAAGGVATPADAALMMQLGAEGVFVGSGIFKSGDPAKRAAAIVKAVTNYNNPKELAALSEDLGEAMVGINEHEIEVLMAERGQ, via the coding sequence ATGGCAAATAGACAAGAACTAAACCGCAACCTCGCTCAGATGTTAAAGAGCGGTGTAATCATGGACGTAACAACACCAGAGCAGGCGCGTATCGCTGAGGCTGCAGGTGCTTGTGCAGTAATGGCATTGGAACGTATCCCAGCTGATATTCGTGCTGCTGGTGGCGTTTCACGTATGAGTGACCCAAAGATGATTAAAGGCATTCAGGAGGCAGTGACGATTCCTGTGATGGCAAAGTGCCGTATTGGGCATATCGCTGAGGCTCAGATTCTGCAGGCAATTGAGATTGATTACATTGATGAAAGCGAAGTTCTATCTCCTGCTGATAATATCTATCATATTGACAAGACACAGTTTGAGGTACCATTCGTTTGTGGTGCACGTAATTTGAGCGAGGCATTGCGTCGTATTGCAGAGGGTGCAACAATGATTCGTACAAAGGGTGAGCCTGGTACAGGTGATATTGTACAGGCTGTTAGCCATATGCGTTTGATGCAGAGTCAGATTCGTGAACTCGTTAGTAAGCGTGAGGACGAACTCTTTGAGGCTGCTAAGCAGTTGCAGGCTCCATACGACCTCGTGAAGTATGTACATGAGAATGGTAAGCTTCCTGTAGTGAATTTCGCTGCGGGTGGTGTGGCAACTCCTGCTGATGCTGCATTGATGATGCAGTTAGGTGCTGAGGGTGTGTTTGTTGGTTCTGGTATCTTCAAGAGTGGTGACCCAGCTAAGCGTGCTGCAGCTATCGTTAAGGCAGTTACAAACTATAATAACCCTAAGGAGTTGGCAGCGTTGTCAGAAGACTTGGGTGAGGCTATGGTTGGTATCAACGAGCATGAAATTGAAGTGCTCATGGCTGAGCGTGGACAATGA
- the pdxT gene encoding pyridoxal 5'-phosphate synthase glutaminase subunit PdxT, whose translation MRIAVLALQGAFLEHEMMLRKLGVDCFEVRRLEDWQQEKDGLIIPGGESTTQGKLLRDLGLLDPIREAIEAGLPVFGTCAGLILLAREVEGNSPSAPVPPRLGTMRMTAARNAYGRQLGSFHTEAPFKGIEGDIPMTFIRAPYIKESAEEVEILSEVDGHIVAARQGNQLVTAFHPELDSDMRVHEYFLGMVKGR comes from the coding sequence ATGAGAATTGCCGTTCTTGCCCTGCAGGGAGCGTTCTTAGAGCATGAAATGATGCTCCGTAAGCTGGGAGTTGATTGCTTTGAGGTGCGCCGATTGGAGGATTGGCAGCAGGAGAAGGATGGTTTGATAATCCCTGGTGGTGAGAGTACTACTCAAGGAAAGCTCCTTCGTGACCTTGGTTTGCTTGATCCTATCCGTGAAGCTATCGAAGCAGGATTGCCAGTCTTTGGTACTTGTGCGGGTTTGATACTCCTTGCTCGTGAGGTAGAGGGGAATAGTCCGTCTGCACCAGTTCCTCCTCGATTGGGAACAATGCGTATGACTGCTGCTCGTAACGCCTATGGTCGTCAGCTGGGTAGTTTCCATACGGAGGCTCCTTTTAAGGGAATTGAAGGCGATATCCCAATGACTTTCATCCGTGCTCCTTATATAAAAGAGTCTGCTGAAGAGGTAGAAATCCTTTCAGAGGTTGATGGTCATATCGTAGCTGCTCGCCAAGGAAATCAACTTGTTACTGCCTTTCATCCAGAATTGGATAGTGATATGCGTGTGCATGAATACTTCTTGGGAATGGTGAAAGGTAGATGA